tttctttcattttgttggatttgaggctgacttgtcttggtggcaTTAGACGAGTCCATCACGTTCattttttgggtcgtgacattttcACTACACTAACCTCAATATAGTACTCCTTAGTAAATTAtttcatgaaaaaatatgtACTTTTTTTCTCCATTATCCTTAACATTAActatttattcattttcaaattatttctcaacttcactaaaacaatacatcaattaatataaatattataataaaatatgcatttttatttattatttcttaacaagagtacaataaaataaaagcgAAATAGGGAGTACATTACTTTTCCCCACACACTGAGAGACCACAATAGAGTGATTACATAAACTAATAGCCATTCAAACTTAATTTTCCGCATATTGTAAACACACCTAGAGCTCAATCAGCAGTTGCCCAAGTCATGTCATTCTCAAAGATCCAATGACAAACCTCAATTTTCCCGGGTCCTGACCCGAGTGCAATGAAGGCTCCGTGCTTGGGTCCCCATAAAGAAGTATCCACGTGGCAAATGGCAACACCGTGATTGATCTTAGCCTTTGAATTCGGGTCCAAAATATCCGCTTCATAGACCCGGACTTTAGGAACCGAATGACAGTAATACAGTAAGTAAGGGAACAAGGTCTGGTGACATGATACTGATTTGGTGACTTTTCCACCGTTGATTCCTTTGACTGTTCCTATCATGATATTCCCCTTTGATCCTTTTGTATTCTCAGTCGTTCGAACCACCACATTTCGACCCAATACTGATGTTGCGAAATCAATCATATCTTCAGCTGAGTTAGCACATCGTTTTGTCTCGCCAGCGCTTGGTGCTCTTTCACATTCACTTAGAGCATCGCCGATCATCTTTGCCACTTGAGAATCATTGGCTGCATGGAAAATTTTCTTTAACTCATCAATTTTTGAGGTAGAAAAAGGCAATTTCGAAGCAATCACCCGGGGCAAAAAGGACCTTTTAGGCATCTTATCCTTTATATCTGGCATAGGCATGATTGTACCACTCTTCAACATCTTCTCCCTGAAAAACTTTCCGGGCTCAACCCACCGGTTATTCACCTTTTTGCCACCGGTCAATGAAGCCAAAACTTGGGAAGTTTTGTTTTGGTAGTTGGAAAATGTGGCAGTATCTTTGACATAATCTTTGAAAGTGTTGTTAACTCCATAAGTTTTGAAATTAATATGTGGGTCATTACCCCCTTTGCCGTAAGTAGTGAATACATCAGTACCTTCATTGAATGATTGACCATAGTTGGTGAAATTGGCTTCACCGCCATTTGCATCCTTAACATAGGTAGTGAACGTGTCATCTCCAACATTTGATTGATCTCTATAGCTGGTAAAAGTCTCGGATGGACCATTACCTCCAACACCATAGTTGTTGAAATTGCTTGCTGGATTATTGCCGTTGAAACCATAAGATGTGAAATTTTGGTTCTCCCCATTTGCTGTCTCACCATAGTTTGTAAATGCTGAGCCATCAACATTAGTGTTGTTTCCATAGGTGGTGAATTGACTATCAGCTCCATTTCCATCTTTGCCATAGCTTTTGAAAGTTTGTTGACCAGCATTTCCATCGTTTCCATAGGATTTGAATTGTTGTTCCCCTCCTGTTCCGTGGTCGGAATAGGAAGTGAAATGCAAATCGGGGACATTGGCCCCCGGGGCGTAATTGGTGAATTGACCAGAACCCCCTGGAGTATTTGTGCTATAGCTGTTGAAACTTTGGACAGGCGTATTGCCACCAGGGCCGTAGTTGTCAAATTGATTATCATGAGGAGAATCTCTACCGTAGCGCCTGAAAGAATTCATAGGGAAATTTTCTTCCTCTGTATAGTTCTTGAAGGAGTTGAATCCGAGACCGAATTCCTTGGTACCGTAATTGGTAAAGTTCTTGTCACCGTAAGAGACAAAATGGACATCTCCTTTGTGTTTTTCAAGACTTGGTGACAAATCTGGTGCACACATGAGATTTGCTGAAGAGCAAAAGGATTGGAGGTGTGTAGTGAGTGCATTTTGATCAGCAACAAGTTTAGTGTAAGTTGCATATTGAGCAGCATTCAATGGAGATGCTTTGTTGAGAAGGAACCATGGCTTTGGTAAGTCATTTGAGACATGTTTATTCCAGTATCTAATCAGATAACCTTTTGGTGTAAATGGGTTACCAGATTTGTCTCCATCTTTAGCCACAACAACCTGCATTAGCACCGTTTCATGAGTACATAACGGATCGATTTGGGTTGCTATTTCTTTAAAAGAAACCAACCAATTGAGTCGGTTTTATATGctttagtttttaatttataataattgtcGTTCAACTAGCACAACTAGTGTTTATAAACCCatcagagaaaaaaaaaaaacaaaagggcaGAGGAGATTAACggttttttattaagaaaaattgGAAGAGTTATCTGATAAGTGGtaacctttttctttttagtttattccaaaaagaatgttattttacttatttactataaTTGAAAATAAGTACTATGTCAAATTAAACAGTGGCACATAAAATAGGACAATGGGAGTACTTCTTTTATGCGCCAATGTATCAGTGCTTTGGTTTGTTGGTTCGACTAAAATGAGCATGAGAAAGTTGATGGAAATATATTCTAATGTTGTATGTTTGATTGAAATAACTtcgcataaaaaaaaaaaaatttaaaatgtccATATATAGAGAGAGACAGAGAGTTTGAATATTTATGACAAAGATGTCAAAGATTAgttcaagaaaatgaaagagagaTGAGCATAAGAGTTACTTACATTGGAAGATAGTAGTGAGGACAAAAGAAGAAGTAAGATGAAGGACGGAAAAAGATTTTTGGTATGCATTTCTTTAGTAAAATGTTAGTGTGGATGTTTGGTTGGAAGCACATAATTTATAGTAGAAGGTTCTAAAAGAGAATAGTAGAAAGTAGAGAAGATGATGGAGTGTGGGGTTAGTTCTTGCCCCTTTGAAGTTTAAATACCAAGTActaataattttacattttcatTTACGTGTTACTGTTTGACTTATCAGTAAGTAGAGAAGATGTTGGAATATCTAGAGATTTACTGTGTGTTaatatatgagtaaagttgattATGCTTAATTAAGAAATACTCTCTTGTTCTTGATTATATGTACAATGATTACATACATCATGGTGTGAGTCATTTATAAAAACAATTGTGTTGGCTTGGTTCAAAATTGATAATCATAATATTACACCATGGAACTAATTAGAGTGAGGATGTAGATCTAATAAGTATGACAATAACTGATAAGTCATGTGTAACTTAATTATGATGGGAAAATAGGGGTCTACGAACAAAGTTTGAAAATTAGTACTTTGAACTATTGAGAAGCTATATATAAGATGTAGAACTATTTTTAATGGTGCGagattttttgagaattttgtaTTGATAAATTGACTATGGgtatgtttggtatgaaggaaaatattttttggaaaatgtttttcaattttctcatgtttgattgggtaaaatgttttccaaatcaacttattttcctcaaatttaaggaaaatgacttcccttaaaaaattaaggaaaacatttttcaaaactctcaTTCAACTTCACATTACaattttttggttgaaaaaataaatttaaagtttattttttaaaaaatattttcaacctcaat
The DNA window shown above is from Solanum stenotomum isolate F172 chromosome 6, ASM1918654v1, whole genome shotgun sequence and carries:
- the LOC125867588 gene encoding polygalacturonase non-catalytic subunit AroGP3, encoding MHTKNLFPSFILLLLLSSLLSSNVVVAKDGDKSGNPFTPKGYLIRYWNKHVSNDLPKPWFLLNKASPLNAAQYATYTKLVADQNALTTHLQSFCSSANLMCAPDLSPSLEKHKGDVHFVSYGDKNFTNYGTKEFGLGFNSFKNYTEEENFPMNSFRRYGRDSPHDNQFDNYGPGGNTPVQSFNSYSTNTPGGSGQFTNYAPGANVPDLHFTSYSDHGTGGEQQFKSYGNDGNAGQQTFKSYGKDGNGADSQFTTYGNNTNVDGSAFTNYGETANGENQNFTSYGFNGNNPASNFNNYGVGGNGPSETFTSYRDQSNVGDDTFTTYVKDANGGEANFTNYGQSFNEGTDVFTTYGKGGNDPHINFKTYGVNNTFKDYVKDTATFSNYQNKTSQVLASLTGGKKVNNRWVEPGKFFREKMLKSGTIMPMPDIKDKMPKRSFLPRVIASKLPFSTSKIDELKKIFHAANDSQVAKMIGDALSECERAPSAGETKRCANSAEDMIDFATSVLGRNVVVRTTENTKGSKGNIMIGTVKGINGGKVTKSVSCHQTLFPYLLYYCHSVPKVRVYEADILDPNSKAKINHGVAICHVDTSLWGPKHGAFIALGSGPGKIEVCHWIFENDMTWATAD